One genomic window of Prochlorococcus marinus str. NATL2A includes the following:
- the lipB gene encoding lipoyl(octanoyl) transferase LipB, whose product MDKKLHFVSPETGPNSNLDLTPQLAQSSSAFLFEPKNIVPFETALGWQKNFQKNLIEQPFSPQAVWLLEHFSCFTMGRGSDKKNLLFEENNSPLPVFSIERGGEVTHHMPGQIVGYLVLNLSLHKKDLSWYLRELEQVLIDVLDLLGMEGKRVDGLTGVWCEDKKVGSIGIGCKRWVTQHGFSLNVDCDLIGFEKIIPCGLDKVKVGKLSDWIPGIKVCDVTPLLRESVKRRFKLNWEK is encoded by the coding sequence ATGGATAAGAAGCTTCATTTTGTTTCGCCTGAGACAGGGCCTAATAGCAACTTAGATCTAACCCCTCAACTTGCACAATCTTCTTCCGCTTTTCTTTTTGAACCTAAAAATATTGTGCCATTTGAGACTGCCTTAGGTTGGCAGAAGAATTTTCAAAAAAACCTTATTGAGCAACCGTTCTCACCCCAAGCAGTATGGCTACTCGAACATTTTTCTTGTTTCACAATGGGTAGAGGTAGCGATAAAAAAAATTTGTTGTTCGAAGAAAATAATTCTCCATTGCCAGTTTTTAGTATTGAGAGAGGAGGTGAAGTTACGCATCACATGCCTGGGCAGATCGTTGGATACCTAGTTTTAAATTTAAGTCTTCACAAAAAAGACTTATCTTGGTATTTGAGAGAATTGGAGCAAGTGCTGATTGATGTTCTTGACTTGTTGGGAATGGAGGGGAAGAGGGTAGATGGCTTAACAGGAGTTTGGTGTGAAGATAAAAAGGTTGGTTCAATAGGAATTGGTTGCAAGAGATGGGTGACTCAGCATGGGTTTTCACTAAATGTAGATTGTGATCTAATTGGTTTTGAAAAGATAATTCCTTGTGGACTAGATAAAGTGAAAGTAGGGAAATTGAGTGATTGGATACCTGGCATCAAAGTCTGTGACGTTACGCCTCTTTTAAGGGAATCTGTTAAAAGACGTTTTAAATTGAACTGGGAAAAATAA
- a CDS encoding energy-coupling factor transporter transmembrane component T family protein, whose amino-acid sequence MDWLKKIPIGQYVSGKSSWLRGIDPRIKLSWILLFLLTPILANSLWRISIAFVLLLITFLSFLPPRIWWRSLVFLLAFSLVIGSLSIVLPASQSSFALPIRASDEIPGAIILTRSWEIFRLGPIDFGGISLGPLIIDRRSAELGIKTSTLIFTVIHSVNLILITTPPEDLVWAIRWFFAPLTLLGFPLEKLSFQLLLALRFLPLVQEELQNLFRSIGVRAIDFKKLGLKSSLGLFVTLGERLLSNILLRAEQGADSLMSRQGLWLSSEQLRPNIVINPKYLWINISSIFLLLIAISLRCLYGTS is encoded by the coding sequence ATGGATTGGCTAAAAAAGATTCCAATTGGTCAATATGTCTCTGGCAAATCTAGCTGGCTTCGTGGTATTGATCCTCGAATTAAACTCTCTTGGATCTTGTTGTTTTTGCTGACTCCGATTTTAGCTAATTCTCTTTGGAGGATTTCAATAGCTTTTGTTCTTTTATTGATTACATTTCTTAGTTTCCTCCCTCCACGTATTTGGTGGCGATCTCTAGTATTTTTATTGGCTTTCTCTTTGGTTATTGGATCCTTATCGATTGTTTTACCTGCTAGTCAATCATCCTTTGCATTACCTATAAGAGCATCTGATGAAATACCAGGAGCAATTATTTTGACTCGATCATGGGAGATTTTTAGATTGGGGCCTATTGACTTCGGGGGAATTTCATTAGGACCATTAATTATCGATCGCCGCTCGGCTGAATTAGGTATTAAAACTTCAACCTTGATTTTTACTGTTATTCACAGTGTGAATTTGATATTAATTACAACACCTCCTGAAGACCTTGTATGGGCAATAAGGTGGTTTTTTGCACCTTTGACTCTATTGGGATTTCCTTTAGAAAAACTATCTTTTCAACTGCTTTTGGCTTTACGATTTTTACCTTTAGTTCAAGAGGAACTCCAAAACCTCTTTCGCTCAATTGGTGTGAGGGCAATTGATTTTAAAAAATTGGGACTTAAAAGTTCATTGGGGTTATTTGTGACTTTAGGGGAAAGACTATTGTCAAATATTTTGCTTAGAGCAGAACAGGGGGCTGATTCATTAATGTCAAGGCAGGGGCTTTGGCTATCTTCAGAGCAATTAAGACCAAACATAGTTATTAATCCTAAATATTTGTGGATTAACATAAGTTCGATTTTTTTGCTTTTGATAGCCATTAGCTTACGTTGTCTGTATGGTACGTCTTAA
- the proC gene encoding pyrroline-5-carboxylate reductase: MEISIGIIGLGSMAKAIVSPLLERGEYNPQQVLGIVGRSSSIASALNDLPKEVKVVSSKDSLSKEVWKAPIKILAVKPQQLSKIKESVSSFQSNDQFPKPLLISVLAGITLKSLKKAFPRHTCVRAVPNTPSLVGQGLTGLAWPDDMTLDQKKVVRKIFEPISEIYELEEPKLDSFLALTSSGPAYIALVVEAMADGAVAAGLPRLLSNQLAHKTLSGTASLLREKSLHPAELKDMVASPAGTTISALRHLELAGLRSALIEAVVLAAQKSRQLAEEV, encoded by the coding sequence TTGGAAATTTCTATTGGGATAATTGGCCTTGGCAGTATGGCTAAGGCTATTGTTTCACCTCTTTTGGAGAGAGGTGAATACAATCCTCAACAAGTTTTAGGAATTGTTGGTAGGAGCTCAAGTATTGCATCTGCATTGAATGATCTTCCAAAGGAAGTAAAAGTCGTATCAAGCAAAGATTCTTTGTCTAAAGAAGTGTGGAAGGCCCCTATAAAAATATTGGCTGTAAAACCTCAACAATTGAGCAAAATCAAAGAATCTGTCTCGTCATTTCAATCGAATGATCAGTTTCCTAAACCGTTATTAATTTCAGTTTTAGCTGGAATAACACTGAAAAGTCTTAAGAAAGCTTTCCCTAGACACACATGTGTAAGAGCAGTGCCCAATACCCCTTCTCTTGTCGGCCAAGGGCTTACTGGTTTGGCGTGGCCAGATGATATGACTTTGGATCAAAAGAAAGTTGTTAGAAAGATTTTTGAACCTATTAGTGAAATTTACGAATTGGAGGAGCCAAAGCTTGATTCCTTTTTGGCTTTAACTTCTTCAGGACCTGCATATATAGCTTTAGTTGTTGAAGCAATGGCTGATGGAGCTGTTGCCGCAGGATTACCACGACTCTTATCCAATCAATTAGCTCATAAAACCCTTTCAGGTACTGCATCTCTACTAAGAGAAAAGAGTTTGCACCCTGCTGAACTAAAAGATATGGTTGCCTCTCCTGCAGGTACTACGATTAGTGCTCTTCGACACCTTGAACTTGCTGGCTTGAGATCCGCCTTAATTGAAGCAGTTGTTTTGGCAGCGCAGAAGAGTCGTCAATTGGCTGAGGAAGTTTAG
- a CDS encoding cell division protein SepF has product MSLISRLRAVVAGDDFLDSDFDELDYETSDDFENFNRGKKEGSTEMATISQANPFDGRSGFPPSNVIGMPGISTNDSEVSLMEPRSFDEMPRVIQALRERKTVILNLTMMEPDQAQRAVDFVAGGTFAIDGHQERVGESIFLFAPSCVTVTNSFQEEASPSNMSNKGNDLISKETSPAPEPAWGETVATAL; this is encoded by the coding sequence GTGTCGCTTATTTCCCGTCTTCGTGCTGTCGTCGCTGGCGATGACTTTTTAGATAGTGATTTTGATGAGCTCGATTACGAAACAAGTGATGACTTTGAGAATTTCAATAGAGGTAAGAAAGAGGGAAGTACAGAAATGGCAACTATCTCTCAGGCCAATCCTTTTGATGGAAGGAGTGGTTTCCCTCCCTCAAACGTTATTGGAATGCCTGGTATCTCAACAAATGATTCTGAAGTTAGTTTGATGGAACCTCGGAGCTTTGATGAAATGCCAAGAGTGATACAAGCCTTGAGGGAGCGTAAAACAGTTATCTTAAATCTCACAATGATGGAGCCTGATCAGGCTCAAAGAGCAGTTGATTTTGTCGCAGGCGGAACGTTTGCTATTGATGGACATCAAGAAAGAGTCGGAGAAAGCATTTTTCTTTTTGCACCTTCTTGCGTAACAGTAACTAATTCATTTCAAGAGGAAGCCTCCCCTTCAAATATGAGTAATAAAGGTAATGATTTGATTTCCAAGGAAACCTCTCCTGCGCCAGAGCCTGCTTGGGGTGAGACAGTCGCTACTGCTCTTTGA
- the hpf gene encoding ribosome hibernation-promoting factor, HPF/YfiA family, which translates to MKLLIHGRNLELTQSLRDYTKTKIDKATHNFQEMVQEADVHLSVARNPRVPQQTAEVTVFANGTVIRAQERSENLYASIDLVANKLARQLRKYKERHNSHNVHHNQSTKSVQNEDTQNFSSSDHSLTEGKEPHLPSPGVRRKYFEMTPMNIEQARVQLDLIDHDFYLFREEEGSALRVIYKRNHGGYGVIQEKI; encoded by the coding sequence ATGAAGCTTCTTATCCATGGACGCAATCTTGAATTAACTCAATCGCTTCGTGATTACACCAAAACAAAAATTGATAAAGCAACTCACAATTTCCAAGAAATGGTGCAAGAAGCTGATGTCCACCTCTCAGTCGCTCGAAATCCTCGCGTGCCACAACAGACAGCTGAGGTGACTGTCTTTGCAAACGGAACAGTAATAAGAGCCCAAGAAAGAAGTGAGAATCTTTATGCAAGCATCGACTTAGTAGCAAATAAACTTGCACGACAATTACGTAAGTACAAAGAGCGACATAACAGTCATAATGTTCATCATAATCAGTCAACGAAATCAGTCCAAAACGAAGACACTCAAAATTTTTCTTCCTCGGATCATTCACTCACTGAAGGCAAAGAACCACATCTACCTAGCCCAGGAGTCAGACGCAAATATTTCGAGATGACTCCTATGAATATTGAGCAAGCAAGAGTCCAATTAGACCTGATTGATCATGACTTCTATTTATTTAGAGAGGAAGAAGGATCCGCTTTGCGAGTTATCTATAAGAGAAATCACGGAGGATATGGCGTAATCCAAGAAAAAATTTAA
- the der gene encoding ribosome biogenesis GTPase Der — protein MALPVVAIIGRPNVGKSTLVNRLCQSREAIVHDEPGVTRDRTYQDGFWRDRDFKVVDTGGLVFDDDSEFLPEIREQANLALEEAVVALVIVDGQEGITTADESIAEFLRSRSGKTLVVVNKCESPEQGLAMAAQFWKLGLGEPYPISAIHGVGTGDLLDQVVNLFPSKDLDEVSDSPVQLAIIGRPNVGKSSLLNSICGETRAIVSSIRGTTRDTIDTRITHQGKEWKLVDTAGIRRRRSVNYGPEFFGINRSFKAIERSDVCVLVIDALDGVTEQDQRLAGRIEQEGRACLIVINKWDAVEKDSHTMSAMEKDIRSKLYFLDWAQMIFTSAVTGQRVEGIFALATLAVDQSRRRVTTSVVNEVLTEALKWRSPPTTRGGKQGRLYYGTQVAINPPSFTLFVNEPKLFGETYRRYIERQIREGLGFEGTPIKLFWRGKQQRDVEKDMARQQKGVRN, from the coding sequence TTGGCGCTACCAGTAGTCGCAATAATTGGACGCCCAAATGTTGGGAAATCTACATTGGTGAATCGCTTATGTCAGAGCAGAGAAGCCATTGTTCATGATGAGCCGGGGGTAACGAGAGATCGAACTTATCAAGATGGATTCTGGAGGGATAGAGATTTTAAAGTTGTAGATACTGGAGGGCTAGTCTTTGATGACGATAGTGAGTTCCTCCCTGAAATTAGAGAGCAAGCTAATCTTGCGCTTGAGGAAGCCGTAGTTGCATTAGTAATTGTTGATGGCCAGGAGGGAATTACTACCGCTGATGAATCAATTGCTGAATTTTTAAGGTCTCGTTCCGGCAAAACCCTCGTGGTGGTTAATAAATGTGAATCTCCCGAACAAGGTTTAGCAATGGCAGCTCAATTTTGGAAGCTTGGTCTTGGTGAGCCCTATCCAATCTCTGCCATACATGGAGTAGGTACAGGCGATCTGCTTGATCAGGTGGTTAATTTGTTTCCCTCTAAAGATTTAGATGAAGTTAGTGATTCTCCTGTTCAATTGGCAATTATTGGGAGACCAAATGTAGGTAAGTCAAGTCTTCTTAATTCTATTTGTGGAGAGACAAGGGCAATTGTTAGCTCTATTAGGGGTACAACTCGAGATACGATTGATACTCGAATTACTCATCAGGGTAAGGAATGGAAATTAGTTGATACGGCGGGAATACGTAGACGTAGAAGTGTTAATTATGGCCCAGAATTTTTTGGTATTAATCGCAGTTTTAAGGCAATAGAAAGAAGTGATGTCTGTGTGTTGGTTATAGATGCTTTGGATGGCGTTACAGAACAAGATCAAAGGCTTGCAGGTAGAATTGAGCAGGAAGGAAGAGCTTGTTTGATAGTCATTAATAAATGGGATGCTGTAGAAAAAGATAGTCACACAATGTCTGCAATGGAAAAAGACATTCGTTCAAAATTATATTTTCTCGATTGGGCCCAGATGATCTTTACATCAGCAGTTACGGGTCAAAGAGTAGAGGGTATTTTTGCATTAGCTACTTTGGCCGTTGATCAGAGTAGAAGAAGGGTAACTACTTCAGTTGTTAATGAGGTGCTGACTGAGGCCTTAAAATGGAGAAGTCCACCTACAACCAGAGGGGGAAAACAAGGGCGTCTTTATTACGGTACTCAAGTAGCTATTAATCCTCCCAGTTTTACTCTGTTCGTGAATGAACCTAAATTGTTTGGGGAAACTTATCGAAGATATATTGAGAGACAAATTAGAGAGGGTCTTGGTTTTGAAGGGACTCCTATAAAATTATTTTGGAGAGGGAAGCAGCAACGCGATGTCGAAAAAGATATGGCACGCCAACAGAAAGGGGTCCGAAATTAG
- a CDS encoding PipX family protein, with product MNAERYLNHPTFGMLYLVSPASNGRDVYATLYAQKIFFLVTLQPRGATFEVIPYMDARHYSEMHMAKCRREKSSDMDVWQELFNQTFM from the coding sequence TTGAACGCTGAGCGCTATCTAAATCATCCAACTTTTGGAATGCTATATCTAGTGTCACCAGCAAGTAATGGTAGAGACGTATATGCAACTTTATATGCACAGAAAATATTTTTTTTAGTTACTTTGCAACCACGGGGAGCAACCTTTGAAGTTATCCCATATATGGACGCTCGACATTATTCGGAAATGCATATGGCTAAATGTAGAAGAGAAAAATCCTCCGATATGGATGTTTGGCAAGAACTATTTAATCAAACTTTTATGTAA
- a CDS encoding YggS family pyridoxal phosphate-dependent enzyme, whose product MILTGSNEFKKIKDSIPLGVNLLAVSKGHKHDSIRKLSGYGQLDFGESRLQEAILKKIDLSDLTQLRWHFVGTLQKNKVRRVIKEFDFIHSVDSLPLLERISRISQEEQKSPNIFLQVKFIEDPNKGGFLKEELLKSWSNIISLKNINLIGLMTIPPIVLNAYQRKDLFCECRNFANHLGLKDCSMGMSNDWQEAIQGGATWIRLGSLLFGKR is encoded by the coding sequence TTGATTTTGACTGGTTCTAATGAATTTAAGAAAATTAAAGACTCTATACCCCTTGGGGTAAATTTACTTGCTGTAAGCAAGGGGCATAAGCATGACTCGATACGTAAACTTTCTGGTTATGGTCAGTTGGATTTTGGAGAAAGTCGTTTGCAAGAGGCCATCCTAAAAAAGATCGATCTAAGTGATTTAACGCAACTCAGATGGCATTTTGTTGGAACATTGCAGAAAAATAAAGTTAGAAGAGTTATTAAAGAATTTGACTTTATTCATTCGGTTGATTCATTGCCTTTGCTTGAACGTATTTCTAGAATTTCACAAGAAGAGCAAAAATCTCCGAATATATTTTTACAAGTTAAATTTATAGAGGACCCCAACAAGGGTGGATTTTTAAAAGAAGAACTTTTGAAAAGTTGGTCTAATATTATTTCTTTGAAGAATATTAATTTGATTGGATTAATGACAATACCGCCAATAGTTCTTAATGCATATCAAAGAAAAGATTTATTTTGTGAATGTAGAAATTTTGCAAATCATTTGGGATTAAAGGATTGCTCAATGGGAATGAGCAACGATTGGCAAGAAGCTATTCAAGGTGGTGCTACTTGGATTCGATTGGGATCTCTTTTGTTTGGTAAACGTTAG
- a CDS encoding glycosyltransferase family 4 protein, giving the protein MTHIAWLGKKTPFCGNVCYGLSTTEELKERGYQTSFIHFDNPMRDGNNKTSLLANDPDVSLPYLIKSQVYTIPSLNAQRELRESLSRLKPDLVHASLTLSPLDFRLPELCHQLNLPLIATFHPAFDSKLRNLTANTQQLTYQLYAPSLAKYDKVIVFSDLQAEVLAKLGVKESRLEVIPNGIDIKKWNTLKPHNSQNELHFEIRKKLGSERIFIYMGRIASEKNVEALLRAWRFVQPKGCRLVIVGDGPLRPTLENHSISNKEDNVFWWGYEADQNKRVALLQIAEVFLLPSLVEGLSIALLEAMATGTACVATDAGADGEVLENGAGIILNTEGVTSQLRTLLPVLHDQPVLTHELGRRARLRVEEKYTLQQNIDSLENLYTNVLRSSSSKLPQPIDDSSALPKQLLQLRRISSQQVQGVEEH; this is encoded by the coding sequence TTGACCCATATCGCCTGGCTAGGCAAAAAAACACCTTTTTGCGGGAATGTCTGTTATGGGCTTAGCACGACTGAAGAGCTCAAAGAAAGAGGATATCAAACAAGTTTTATTCATTTTGATAACCCAATGAGGGATGGGAATAATAAGACTTCCCTCTTGGCGAATGATCCCGACGTAAGTCTTCCTTATTTAATTAAATCTCAGGTTTACACAATTCCTTCTCTAAATGCGCAAAGGGAGCTTAGAGAATCGCTCTCAAGACTGAAACCTGATTTAGTTCATGCAAGTCTTACGCTTTCTCCATTGGATTTCCGACTGCCTGAGCTCTGTCATCAACTTAATTTACCTTTGATAGCAACTTTTCACCCAGCTTTCGATTCAAAGCTCAGAAATCTTACGGCCAATACACAGCAACTTACCTACCAACTTTATGCTCCATCATTAGCTAAGTATGACAAAGTAATTGTTTTTTCAGATTTACAAGCAGAGGTTCTCGCAAAACTAGGAGTAAAAGAGAGCAGACTAGAAGTAATACCTAATGGAATTGATATAAAGAAGTGGAACACGCTTAAACCACATAATTCACAAAATGAACTTCATTTCGAGATAAGGAAAAAGCTTGGTTCTGAGAGAATATTTATCTATATGGGTAGAATAGCTTCTGAAAAAAATGTTGAAGCTCTACTACGTGCATGGAGATTTGTCCAGCCAAAAGGATGTCGATTAGTAATAGTGGGAGATGGTCCACTAAGGCCAACACTCGAAAATCATTCAATTTCCAACAAAGAAGATAATGTGTTTTGGTGGGGATACGAAGCTGATCAAAATAAAAGAGTCGCTCTTCTTCAAATCGCTGAGGTCTTTTTACTTCCAAGTCTTGTAGAAGGATTATCTATTGCCTTGTTGGAAGCTATGGCAACAGGAACAGCATGTGTCGCGACAGATGCTGGAGCAGATGGAGAGGTGCTTGAAAATGGAGCAGGAATCATACTTAATACTGAGGGTGTAACGTCTCAATTAAGGACTCTTTTACCTGTTTTGCACGATCAGCCAGTACTTACCCACGAACTAGGTAGACGTGCACGCTTAAGAGTAGAAGAAAAATATACACTTCAACAAAATATTGACTCACTTGAAAATCTATATACAAACGTACTTAGATCATCTAGCTCTAAACTTCCTCAGCCAATTGACGACTCTTCTGCGCTGCCAAAACAACTGCTTCAATTAAGGCGGATCTCAAGCCAGCAAGTTCAAGGTGTCGAAGAGCACTAA
- the deoC gene encoding deoxyribose-phosphate aldolase, protein MSKNSVEEAHVNISNVIYQAVLNPHFDKEMIVQICDASKQNGFAGLCTSLSNLPIARERLGSKSTTKLISVIAFPFGFIPTSIKRKEAEYALDKGAEELDLVPNYFALKEGNIELFAEEINQISELGIPVRVIIDANTLSNFSRLSVAIDALIDAGAIGIQIGNGFGPSASKDQTNHVSKLVKNRCSIKTVGGIKTFDQAIEIIEAGSTFIGTSFGFEITQEQKKKE, encoded by the coding sequence ATGAGTAAAAACAGCGTGGAAGAAGCTCATGTCAATATTTCTAATGTGATTTATCAAGCAGTCCTAAATCCTCATTTTGATAAAGAAATGATTGTTCAGATTTGTGATGCATCCAAGCAAAATGGCTTTGCAGGTTTATGCACTAGTCTGTCCAATCTACCAATTGCTCGTGAACGGTTAGGAAGCAAAAGTACTACAAAATTAATCTCAGTTATCGCCTTCCCTTTTGGGTTTATCCCAACTTCTATCAAACGAAAAGAAGCCGAATATGCATTAGATAAAGGAGCAGAAGAGTTAGATCTAGTTCCAAATTATTTTGCATTAAAAGAAGGAAATATAGAACTATTTGCCGAGGAAATAAATCAAATAAGTGAACTTGGTATTCCAGTAAGAGTAATTATTGATGCAAATACCCTCTCAAACTTCTCAAGACTTTCCGTGGCAATTGATGCATTAATTGATGCGGGCGCAATTGGAATTCAAATAGGCAATGGTTTTGGGCCATCTGCATCAAAGGATCAAACTAATCATGTCTCTAAACTTGTTAAAAATCGCTGCTCAATTAAAACTGTAGGAGGTATTAAAACTTTTGATCAAGCAATAGAAATTATTGAAGCAGGATCAACATTTATTGGGACAAGTTTTGGTTTTGAAATTACCCAAGAACAAAAGAAAAAGGAATAA
- the recO gene encoding DNA repair protein RecO, with product MSLNQRMKGLSLKVGPLGESDRLLTILSEENGISRFAIPGARKPKSRLGATSPFNFLDLHIVGKKNLRRVTQIKILKSYGDLGRNIETLSAAQAISELIMVMVGNEDPQKDLLKLVLIHLNRLNDLHKTEFNSLEALAISVQSCVHLLALGGYCLPLQNCCHSGSRLIPPIGEWSWKCSFIPEEGFAIGTIPNASAELNPSELALLQRLLLEKLPFHSNGKLLGPKNVWLKLLRIVETWIETHLQKKITSLEMMREVIISNELNTK from the coding sequence ATGAGTTTAAATCAAAGAATGAAAGGACTTTCTTTAAAAGTTGGACCTCTCGGCGAGAGTGACAGGCTATTAACCATACTTAGTGAAGAAAATGGAATATCTCGTTTTGCTATACCAGGAGCAAGAAAACCCAAAAGCAGGCTTGGAGCGACATCACCTTTTAATTTTTTAGACTTACATATAGTCGGAAAGAAAAATCTTAGGCGAGTTACACAAATAAAGATTCTTAAAAGTTATGGGGATCTAGGAAGAAACATCGAAACACTTTCAGCAGCCCAAGCGATTTCAGAGCTAATTATGGTTATGGTTGGCAATGAAGATCCTCAAAAAGATTTACTTAAATTAGTTTTAATCCATTTAAATAGACTAAATGACTTACATAAAACAGAATTTAATTCATTAGAAGCTTTAGCAATCAGCGTTCAATCGTGTGTTCATTTATTGGCTCTAGGAGGATATTGCCTACCACTTCAAAACTGTTGTCATTCTGGTTCCAGGCTGATACCACCTATTGGAGAATGGAGCTGGAAGTGCAGCTTTATACCTGAAGAAGGTTTTGCTATTGGAACAATTCCTAATGCAAGCGCAGAACTGAATCCATCTGAACTTGCTTTACTTCAGAGACTATTACTTGAAAAATTACCTTTTCACAGTAATGGGAAATTATTAGGTCCTAAAAATGTCTGGTTAAAACTACTGAGAATTGTTGAAACCTGGATTGAAACTCATTTACAAAAAAAAATCACATCTCTTGAAATGATGAGAGAAGTAATAATTAGTAATGAACTAAATACCAAGTAG